In Camelina sativa cultivar DH55 chromosome 17, Cs, whole genome shotgun sequence, the genomic stretch CTATTATACATTTTTCCTTTAATGGTTGTGGTTTGTGGATCATGTAGTTCCGGAACATCAGGAGGGAAACATAAGACATTCCCTATGAACAGCATCTTCTTTGAGAACCTATTGCTATACAAAGCGCTTTCGTCCCCCTTTGTATCGAAGTAAGTaattctcaatattttttctttttttcgttctCAATTCTGCTACATAAATTTATCCTTTTTTGACGTCGCTAATGATccttaattaaacaaatcataAATTATTCTGTACTTGGGTAAACTGTACATCGAAATCATAAATGTCTCGAGACTTTGGAAATGAGAGCTTAATCGCTACTAAAGACGTTTACACTACTTAGCTAAAACCGAGTTTATAGTTGGTGGGATTCGATCTCATGGCTTAGAGACtcacaaaataatatactcCAATCGTGTGTCATTTTAAGGTTTATACTTTTGTTTCATCAATAGTGTCACTTTGTATTTCCAACATAAATTTTGCAAACAAAATATCTATTATAATCCtacatttttacattttttaaatgtGTGAAATTAAAATTGTAGAATGACGCTCTTTATGATATAAAAGTACATATATCCATGGCTTAGACATTCACAAAAAAAGAATGTGCACCCGCCACACACTGCCACTAGCTAGATCATGTCCATCccatatcatatattatatatgtaacaattCCATCACCATTTCTTGTAGGTATATGGATGGGGccaagaaagaaaaggagatgATGTTTGGTTTCACTAGACCATTATCCAAAACTCCTTCTGGTCTGCCAGTTTCTGGAGGGGTTTCGAGTTTTTTACAGAGCGATTATTTCAAGAACCAACCATCAGAGCTGTATTCAAGCCCCATTGATGTTACATTATGCCCAGACAACAGACAGAGTATGTATTGTCATCTTCTCTGTGGACTCGTCCAGAGAAACGAAATAACAAGTATGAGTGCTTACTTTGTTTCTATCTTGGTTCGTGCGATTAATTTTCTTGAAACTCACTGGAGAGAGCTGTGTAGTAATATACGATATGGTCATGTTAGCGAGTGGATTACAGACCAAAAATGCAGGAACTCTGTGACTATCATCCTTGGAGGGCCTAATCCTGAATTAGCAAATTTTATTGAGTACGAATGCAACCAAAAATCATGGGAAGGTATAATCCGCCGGCTTTGGCCCAAAGTCAAATATATCGATTGCGTTGTTACAGGATCGATGACTCAGTGCGATTGTCTACCcaatatttcttattttgagtTCAAACAGATTGACGAGGAAAACAAGGATGACATTGTTGATCTAGTGAACGTTAAGCTTGGTTGCTACTATGAGCTACTAGTCACAAATTATTTTGGTAAGTtatttaaatgtgtttttactcttaagaaaagaaaaaaaattataaatctagACTCAAGTCATAAGAgttaattttgttactttttgttttgctaGGTTTACACAGGTATAACATTGGAGATATTTTACAAGTGACTGGGTTCTATAATAGCACACCTCAATTTCGATTCATACGTAGAAAAGAAACGGTTCTAAGCATTCAGACTGAGATAACAACTGAGGAACATATTTTAAAGGCGTTGTATCATGCGACGCTCGTTCTTGAATCTTCAAATTTGATGTTGATGGGTAACACATGCTGTGAAGATATTTCTACGAATCCAGGTCACTATGTTTTTTACTGGGaactcaacaacaaaaacatcgATGGTGTTGAACTTGATAACAAAGTATTGGTGAAATGTTGTTGTGTGATGGAGGAATCATTAAGTCCTCTTTATAAAACATTTAGGAGTAAAGATGGATCAATCGGAGCTCTAGAGATAAGAGTGGTGCAACAAGGAACGTTCGATTCCCTCATGGACTTTTTCGTTTCAAAAGGTTCGTCGATATCACAATACAAGACTCCTTTATGCATAAAATCTTCTGAGGCTTTAACTGTTTTTGAAGACAAGGTTCTTGGTCGTTTCTTTAGCGATAAATGCCCTCCTCTTTGATCATATCATATATGATCTgtttggaagatgatgatgctaTCTTATGTGCGCGTCTAAAAAGTGTGGTTGATGTATTTATTATCTTACTGTATAAACAAAAGTGTGGTTGATGATGCATTTGTCTTAATTATAGATGTGGTTCTGTGTGTACtatgtatgtgtgtatatgATTTAGTGAAGAAACTATCTTCAACTATATAAATTCATTTTATGATTAAATAAAgtgaatttaagttttttttttgtgtgtgtgtgtgtgtgtatggtATAGGAAGATATTTCAGTTCAGTTAGCTTGAcatttggagttttttttttttttaataggttttttatatataataattatgtagtcatgtaaaatatatattaaatacgTTGTTTACTATCTCTAGCAAAACAACCCTACTACCTGTGGTATATTACATAAAAtctcattatatttttatacaaaatataccaataaaatcttaaaatatactaataaaatcttattatataaagtatagcttcaaaagttactaactcaccagattgtgacacgtgtcaactttaaaagttactaactcactAGATTATGGCAAGTGtcaattttaaaagttactaACTTATAAGATtgtgacaagtgtcaattttatacaaatttctaattttcaaagaaaaaaaatctttagaaaatttttaaggtttttgaaTCAATTTTGGTCCTTTGTTTTTATGGATAGGTTGATGGTGGATTTGTGCTACCAGATAAAGTCTCTCTGCATCTTACAGACATAGAGGATAAGATTCAGAGTACAACAAAGACAAAATAGAATGTGAGTGCATCgatttgacatttttttcttcttctttttttctaacatTTGCCTTGATGTCTGTTTGAGATTTGCAATTTTAATTGCTGTTGTGTTGTTTCaaaaaacaatgttttcaaaaataagatacCCAACATTACAACCTACCATTGgaggagaaaattttaattaagagatcatgggtccttatattcaaaacaaaacacaattaattcataaaataacCAAACAGTGTTTAACAACCCCTAAATAAAAGACCACCGATAATCTTGCTCTTAGTATTATTtcaatcaaagaaaaaacaaaaatataaacaaaaaaaaaagaaatgaaaaaaatacaacacaataaattcaaaatataaataaaatgttctAAATTATATGTTGCTGAAAACTTCTTGGCAGACAATATTTTGTAGAACATTATTGTACTAGTGTTTTGTGTCTCTTTTAAGAATCTAAAGTCCTATAGTTGTAGTGATTCTGGAGAGGACTACGTATAATTGTCAGTGAGAAAAGACTGAACTTGGCAAATATAAACCaaccttttaaaaagctttGACCTTGGCTTTTATTGATAGTCATTACATAGCAAACTCGTACAGGAAATTGACGTTTTTTTAGTTGCGCAGCCacaaatttttctataaatagcaAGGA encodes the following:
- the LOC104757691 gene encoding 4-substituted benzoates-glutamate ligase GH3.12-like isoform X3: MSPNFDCMDLEALTSNAKQIQDDVLKQILTLNANTEYLQRYLHGSSDKELFKKNVPVITYEDVRPYIERVANGEPSNIISGNSITGFFLSSGTSGGKHKTFPMNSIFFENLLLYKALSSPFVSKYMDGAKKEKEMMFGFTRPLSKTPSGLPVSGGVSSFLQSDYFKNQPSELYSSPIDVTLCPDNRQSMYCHLLCGLVQRNEITTSGLQTKNAGTL
- the LOC104757691 gene encoding 4-substituted benzoates-glutamate ligase GH3.12-like isoform X1, whose amino-acid sequence is MSPNFDCMDLEALTSNAKQIQDDVLKQILTLNANTEYLQRYLHGSSDKELFKKNVPVITYEDVRPYIERVANGEPSNIISGNSITGFFLSSGTSGGKHKTFPMNSIFFENLLLYKALSSPFVSKYMDGAKKEKEMMFGFTRPLSKTPSGLPVSGGVSSFLQSDYFKNQPSELYSSPIDVTLCPDNRQSMYCHLLCGLVQRNEITSMSAYFVSILVRAINFLETHWRELCSNIRYGHVSEWITDQKCRNSVTIILGGPNPELANFIEYECNQKSWEGIIRRLWPKVKYIDCVVTGSMTQCDCLPNISYFEFKQIDEENKDDIVDLVNVKLGCYYELLVTNYFGLHRYNIGDILQVTGFYNSTPQFRFIRRKETVLSIQTEITTEEHILKALYHATLVLESSNLMLMGNTCCEDISTNPGHYVFYWELNNKNIDGVELDNKVLVKCCCVMEESLSPLYKTFRSKDGSIGALEIRVVQQGTFDSLMDFFVSKGSSISQYKTPLCIKSSEALTVFEDKVLGRFFSDKCPPL
- the LOC104757691 gene encoding 4-substituted benzoates-glutamate ligase GH3.12-like isoform X2, producing MSPNFDCMDLEALTSNAKQIQDDVLKQILTLNANTEYLQRYLHGSSDKELFKKNVPVITYEDVRPYIERVANGEPSNIISGNSITGFFLSSGTSGGKHKTFPMNSIFFENLLLYKALSSPFVSKYMDGAKKEKEMMFGFTRPLSKTPSGLPVSGGVSSFLQSDYFKNQPSELYSSPIDVTLCPDNRQSMYCHLLCGLVQRNEITSMSAYFVSILVRAINFLETHWRELCSNIRYGHVSEWITDQKCRNSVTIILGGPNPELANFIEYECNQKSWED